A genomic segment from Nicotiana sylvestris chromosome 1, ASM39365v2, whole genome shotgun sequence encodes:
- the LOC104224461 gene encoding uncharacterized protein: MIINLLVNSPKGSLFPESVDASDSSTDSTKMYSLFKSTIDFIGAENVSSNFHGQRQKDHLVVFNQAIRVHSYIVQRPLLLNMMKRFTKQRSLVKPTKTRFATTFLTLHRMYEQKSNLKKLFVSDQYTNSAYGREARRRKSADIILSPSFWNNVVHALKISGPLVKVLHLVDGEQSPPIGYLWDSKLHSPLHATGLVLKPELFYDNEERILEDEPLWNGYYECIEKLIPEESVQDKVTEQFSIYRNAEQLFGKNMAIRQRKMKSPVEWWKQYGHSTPDLQKFAIKIHTKKRNKLTLRRLNDLVFIKYNRILRRRYNACNVIDPISLDNIDDANEWITGVPEDHVDEEARGIGERIYGLRGSTSTSSSQRKGKEAATLSLVNEEEVEEDGEQYNNDSGIQEFDNLVEEYDAHFKARGSQLAMTENSGKQANEEMMKNTMEYIMEKMSLDSSSHSKLVSFIDLNEDNKGESDEEEEENEKMK, encoded by the exons atgatcatcaATCTCTTGGTGAATTCTCCTAAGGGAAGCCTGTTTCCTGAGTCCGTTGATGCAAGCGACTCTTCGACGGATTCAACCAAAATGTACTCCTTGTTCAAGAGTACAATAGACTTTATTGGAGCAGAAAATGTTAGTTCAAATTTTCACGGACAACGCCA GAAAGACCATTTAGTAGTCTTTAATCAGGCAATTAGAGTGCATTCCTATATTGTTCAAAGGCCTTTGTTATTGAATATGATGAAGAGATTCACTAAACAAAGAAGCTTGGTGAAACCTACAAAGACAAGATTTGCTACTACTTTCTTGACTTTGCATAGGATGTATGAGCAAAAAAGCAATTTGAAGAAGTTGTTTGTTTCAGATCAGTACACTAACAGTGCCTATGGAAGGGAAGCTCGAAGGAGAAAATCTGCAGATATTATACTTTCTCCTTCATTCTGGAATAATGtggttcatgcattgaagattagTGGTCCTTTAGTTAAAGTGCTCCATTTGGTGGATGGGGAGCAAAGTCCACCAATAGGCTACCT GTGGGATAGTAAGCTTCATAGCCCTTTGCATGCAACTGGACTTGTTTTGAAACCGGAATTGTTTTATGACAATGAAGAGAGGATTCTAGAAGATGAACCTTTGTGGAATGGATACTATGAATGTATTGAGAAGTTGATACCTGAAGAATCTGTGCAAGATAAAGTAACAGAGCAATTTAGCATTTATAGGAATGCTGAGCAACTTTTTGGAAAAAACATGGCGATTAGACAAAGAAAGATGAAGTCACCAG TTGAATGGTGGAAGCAATATGGTCATTCCACTCCAGATTTACAAAAGTTTGCCATCAAG ATTCATACCAAAAAGAGGAACAAACTAACCTTGAGGCGTCTCAATGATCTAGTCTTCATTAAATACAATAGAATATTGAGGCGTCGTTACAACGCTTGCAATGTAATTGATCCAATTAGTTTGGACAACATCGATGATGCTAACGAATGGATAACTGGAGTTCCGGAAGATCATGTAGATGAAGAA GCGCGTGGAATTGGGGAGAGGATTTATGGTTTGAGGGGGAGTACCTCAACTTCAAGTTCACAGAGGAAGGGAAAAGAGGCAGCTACTTTGTCCCTAGTTAATgaagaagaagttgaagaagaTGGCGAACAATATAATAATGATAGTGGAATACAAGAATTTGACAATCTTGTAGAAGAATATGATGCTCATTTT AAAGCTAGAGGTAGCCAACTAGCCATGACTGAGAATTCAGGGAAACAAGCCAATGAAGAGATGATGAAAAATACCATGGAATACATTATGGAAAAAATGTCTTTAGATTCTTCCTCCCACAGCAAATTGGTCTCATTCATTGATCTGAACGAAGACAACAAAGGGGAAAgtgatgaagaagaagaggagaacgAGAAAATGAAATAA